In a single window of the Portunus trituberculatus isolate SZX2019 chromosome 1, ASM1759143v1, whole genome shotgun sequence genome:
- the LOC123501664 gene encoding LOW QUALITY PROTEIN: exostosin-2-like (The sequence of the model RefSeq protein was modified relative to this genomic sequence to represent the inferred CDS: inserted 3 bases in 2 codons), producing the protein MVNGVRGVLWPQISQCCGVNDHCGGGDGGAAAVCSAGGVGVGVTGGGDARVSLEAANQWEEVVVGAVGEQATPSRHDCHYYNCFNVYRCGRNGNQRLSVYVYPLARYVDEEHVAIKPMSREFFEVLDAILNSEYHVGNPEEACVLVPPIDTLNENSLRRDKIGQALSMLPFWSEGENHLLFNMLPGTPPXFATSLGVERGRALVAXGLSSLSYRRGYDIAIPVYNPAHRSQPMGTKTPSERQWLVVSSQVNLHRDYREDLEGQVAKVTKVTKVTGVTKERLGDLLVLEKCRGDSNLTQRCHGDLVYSYPEILREAVFCLVVRGGRLGQSMLYDAMQAGCVPVIVADGYQMPFSEVLDWREASVQIYEEDLPEVLNILKRDVSEERLAEMQRQVQWLFTQYFATMKDITLTTLKILNDRVFPAHARPLSAWNTRPRPAAVASPLFLPLTAPASEGFTAVILTYDRLESLFQVIQMMAQVPSLSKVLVVWNNQRKPPPQASLWPKISVPLKVVQTRENKLSNRFYPYEEIETECILAIDDDINMMTADELEFGYQVWREFPDRIVGFPSRNVLWSNDTHSWKYDSEWTNEVSMVLTGLAFYHKYWSYVYTTQLPGDIKAWVDTNMNCEDIAMNFLVSNLTGKAPIKVTPRKKFKCGECTSGDLSANEAHMVERSQCVRHFTRVFGTMPLKTVEFRADPVLFMDNFPKKLKLYDDMGSL; encoded by the exons atggtaa ATGGTGTCCGAGGCGTTCTGTGGCCACAAATATCGCAATGCTGTGGTGTCAACgatcattgtggtggtggtgatggtggtgctgcggCTGTGTGCtcag CTGGTGGGGTGGGAGTGGGGGTGACGGGTGGGGGCGACGCGCGGGTGAGCCTGGAAGCAGCGAACcagtgggaggaggtggtggtgggggccgTGGGGGAGCAGGCCACCCCCTCCCGCCACGACTGCCACTACTATAACTGCTTCAATGTCTACCGGTGTGGGCGGAATGGCAACCAgcgtctgtctgt TTACGTGTACCCGCTGGCTCGGTACGTCGACGAGGAACATGTGGCAATCAAACCGATGTCCCGAGAATTCTTTGAGGTCCTTGACGCCATTTTGAACTCCGAGTACCACGTAGGGAACCCGGAGGAGGCCTGTGTGTTGGTCCCTCCTATTGACACCCTTAATGAAAACAGCTTACGGAGAGACAAGATCGGCCAGGCTCTCTCCATGCTGccctt ctgGTCCGAGGGAGAGAACCACCTACTCTTCAATATGCTCCCCGGGACACCCC AGTTTGCTACCAGCTTAGGGGTGGAGCGGGGGAGGGCCCTGGTGGC GgggctttcctccctctcctaccgCCGGGGGTACGACATCGCCATCCCCGTCTACAACCCCGCCCATAGATCGCAGCCTATGGGCACCAAGAcgcc GTCAGAGAGGCAGTGGCTGGTGGTGTCATCCCAGGTCAACCTTCACAGAGACTACAGGGAGGACTTGGAGGGTCAGGTCGCAAAGGTCACAAAGGTCACAAAGGTCACAGGGGTCACAAAGGAGCGACTTGGTGACCTTTTGGTGCTGGAAAAATGTCGGGGTGACTCTAACCTGACCCAGCGTTGTCATGGCGACCTGGTTTACTCTTATCCTGAAATCTTGagg GAAGCGGTGTTCTGCCTGGTGGTGCGAGGGGGCCGGCTGGGACAGAGCATGTTGTATGATGCTATGCAGGCCGGCTGTGTGCCCGTCATTGTGGCCGATGGGTACCAGATGCCCTTCTCCGAG GTCCTGGACTGGCGAGAGGCTTCAGTACAAATTTATGAAGAAGATTTGCCGGAAGTTCTGAATATTTTGAAGAGAGATGTGTCAGAGGAGAGACTGGCCGAGATGCAGAGACag GTTCAATGGCTCTTCACCCAGTACTTTGCCACAATGAAGGACATCACACTCACAACACTCAAGATCCTCAACGACAGAGTGTTTCCAGCCCACGCTCGGCCACTCAGCGCCTGGAACACCCGGCCACGCCCCGCAGCAGTGGCCAGTCCCCTCTTCCTGCCCCTCACAGCCCCAGCGTCAGAGGGCTTCACTGCTGTTATCCTTACTTATGACAGGCTGGAGTCGCTGTTTCag gTGATACAAATGATGGCCCAGGTTCCGTCACTCTCTAAAGTTCTTGTAGTGTGGAACAACCAGAGGAAACCGCCACCccaag CGTCCCTGTGGCCCAAGATCAGCGTGCCCCTCAAGGTGGTGCAGACAAGAGAGAACAAACTGAGCAATCGTTTTTACCCCTACGAGGAGATTGAGACAGAGTGCATCTTGGCTATTGACGATGATATTAACATGATGACTGCGGATGAGCTTGAGTTTGGATACCAG GTGTGGCGCGAATTCCCGGACCGAATCGTTGGGTTTCCGTCGCGCAATGTTCTGTGGAGCAACGacacacacagctggaagtACGACTCGGAGTGGACCAATGAG GTGTCGATGGTGTTGACAGGGCTGGCGTTCTACCACAAGTACTGGTCCTACGTGTACACCACCCAGCTGCCAGGGGACATCAAGGCCTGGGTGGACACAAATATGAACTGTGAGGATATTGCCATGAACTTCCTCGTCTCAAACCTCACTGGGAAGGCTCcaattaag GTGACCCCAAGGAAGAAGTTTAAGTGTGGGGAGTGTACCAGCGGCGATCTGTCCGCCAATGAAGCGCACATG GTGGAGCGGTCCCAGTGTGTGCGTCACTTCACCAGAGTGTTTGGAACGATGCCCCTCAAGACAGTGGAGTTCCGAGCTGACCCAGTGCTCTTCATGGACAATTTCCCAAAGAAACTCAAGCTTTATGATGACATGGGGAGtctctag